In the genome of Montipora foliosa isolate CH-2021 chromosome 3, ASM3666993v2, whole genome shotgun sequence, one region contains:
- the LOC137997340 gene encoding nmrA-like family domain-containing protein 1 isoform X4 encodes MSKIVTVFGATGGQGGGVVSSLLKAVNRGEGDYSIRAITRNPDGPKAQDLKSNGCEIVKCDMDDQASVEEAVRGSYAVFLVTNYWEHFSAEKEIDQGKRVIDASEKLGVKHLIYSGLENVKKLMGLECAHFDSKGKVEEYLHTKKLRELMNFTIVRFSFYFNNLATLMKPRRVDDTTFVFDIPMEGVGMDGIDVTQGGECVYAILENPDCYRYKTIGLTGDKRTIEQYCDILSRHLEPLKFQITEVEIHHRKPGIKR; translated from the exons ATGTCAAAGATCGTAACTGTGTTCGGTGCGACTGGTGGACAGGGCGGCGGTGTAGTTTCCTCTCTTCTCAAAGCAGTAAACAGAGGAGAAGGCGACTACAGCATTCGTGCCATAACGAGAAATCCTGACGGACCAAAGGCTCAAGACCTCAAAAGCAACGGATGTGAGATCGTCAAGTGTGATATGGACGACCAAGCTTCCGTTGAAGAGGCTGTTCGTGGCTCTTACGCGGTGTTCCTGGTGACAAATTACTGGGAGCATTTTAGTGCAGAGAAGGAAATTGATCAAGGGAAACGAGTGATTGATGCGAGCGAAAAACTGGGGGTGAAGCACTTGATTTATAGTGGCTTGGAAAATGTCAAGAAATTGATGGGCCTAGAATGTG CCCATTTTGACAGCAAGGGTAAAGTAGAAGAATACCTTCACACAAAGAAGCTGAGAGAGCTGATGAATTTCACCATAGTTCgcttttcgttttatttcaataACCTGGCAACCCTCATGAAGCCTCGCAGAGTGGATGACACCACATTTGTCTTTGACATTCCAATGGAAGGTGTGGGCATGGATGGCATTGATGTCACGCAGGGTGGAGAATGTGTGTACG CCATATTGGAGAATCCAGATTGTTACCGTTACAAGACCATCGGTCTGACTGGTGATAAGCGTACCATTGAACAATATTGTGACATCCTTTCCAGACATTTGGAACCATTAAAATTCCAG
- the LOC137997340 gene encoding uncharacterized protein isoform X3: MWHLDGHHKLIRWRIVIHGTIDGFSRTVVFLKASTNNEASTVLDLFVGATNIYHYPRRIRTDYGTENVDVARLMLTRYGVDSKPVLTGQSVHNQRIERLWRDVHNYVVSYYKNIFYFLEERELLDPNDEIDLYALHYIYIPRLNNTIDQFVMQWNNHPLSREGGHSPLQKWTEGFYQYAQSDYMTVRELLDPRSVDHHYGIDDNAPLPELQTANHIEVPRSTIQLAEREFSTLLNDVHPLSDDGEHGISLYEISKISLMRILNM; this comes from the exons ATGTG GCATCTTGATGGTCACCACAAATTAATAAGGTGGCGCATCGTCATCCATGGTACCATAGATGGATTTTCCCGCACTGTTGTGTTCCTCAAAGCATCCACAAATAATGAAGCATCAACAGTCCTGGACCTGTTTGTGGGAGCTACCAATATTTACCATTATCCTAGAAGGATACGCACTGATTATGGGACTGAAAATGTGGATGTAGCCAGACTTATGCTAACTCGATATGGTGTGGATTCCAAACCAGTGTTAACTGGACAATCAGTTCACAATCAGCGTATCGAGAGATTATGGCGTGATGTTCACAATTATGTAGTCTCTTACTATAAGAACATCTTTTACTTTTTAGAAGAAAGAGAGCTTTTGGATCCTAATGATGAAATAGATTTATATGCATTGCACTATATCTATATTCCTAGATTAAACAACACTATTGATCAATTTGTTATGCAGTGGAATAACCACCCACTGTCAAGGGAAGGAGGACACTCTCCTCTTCAAAAGTGGACGGAAGGATTTTATCAGTATGCACAATCTGATTACATGACTGTCAGGGAATTGTTGGATCCAAGAAGTGTTGATCACCATTATGGAATTGATGATAATGCACCCCTGCCTGAACTTCAGACAGCGAATCACATTGAAGTACCCAGGTCTACAATCCAACTAGCAGAGAGGGAATTTTCTACTCTACTAAATGATGTGCACCCACTGTCTGATGATGGCGAGCATGGCATCTCCTTGTATGAGATTAGCAAGATATCTTTAATGAGAATATTAAACATgtaa
- the LOC137997340 gene encoding uncharacterized protein isoform X1: protein MAARNMSSVLSCAERTAFLDVLNVGKDIYHEFQREFFVADSVTIERLRDRCLEFVISLLVVSRPLESQENVMDDILLAVIEFQTLIERLEERLSLIDKREVHYSCPTMSSKRRGRPTLVIPEEQLDGLRSLGFSWSGIAKMLGVSEKTIRRRRDSYSMASSRELFSEISDDEVDNLVEHVLQISPNSGEKMIMGWFRGRGIRVQRWRLRQSIMRVDPVGRELRQRTVTKRRVYSVPTPNSLWHLDGHHKLIRWRIVIHGTIDGFSRTVVFLKASTNNEASTVLDLFVGATNIYHYPRRIRTDYGTENVDVARLMLTRYGVDSKPVLTGQSVHNQRIERLWRDVHNYVVSYYKNIFYFLEERELLDPNDEIDLYALHYIYIPRLNNTIDQFVMQWNNHPLSREGGHSPLQKWTEGFYQYAQSDYMTVRELLDPRSVDHHYGIDDNAPLPELQTANHIEVPRSTIQLAEREFSTLLNDVHPLSDDGEHGISLYEISKISLMRILNM, encoded by the exons ATGGCCGCAAGAAATATGTCGTCTGTCTTGTCGTGTGCGGAGCGTACGGCTTTTCTTGATGTGTTAAACGTAGGAAAAGATATATATCACGAATTTCAAAGGGAATTTTTTGTAGCTGATAGCGTAACAATTGAAAGACTGCGAGACCGTTGCCTAGAATTCGTTATCTCCCTTCTCGTTGTCTCAAGACCACTGGAATCTCAGGAAAATGTTATGGATGACATCCTTCTAGCAGTTATCGAATTCCAAACACTTATTGAACGCTTAGAAGAACGACTTAGCTTAATTGATAAAAGAGAAGTCCATTATTCATGTCCAACCATGTCATCAAAGAGAAGAGGGCGACCAACCCTGGTAATTCCAGAAGAACAACTGGATGGGTTAAGATCACTTGGGTTTTCATGGTCTGGTATAGCTAAAATGTTGGGTGTATCAGAAAAAACTATAAGGCGCAGAAGAGACAGTTACAGTATGGCTTCTTCTCGGGAACTTTTCTCTGAAATAAGTGATGATGAGGTTGATAATCTAGTTGAACATGTCCTACAAATATCACCAAATTCTGGTGAAAAGATGATCATGGGCTGGTTTAGAGGAAGAGGAATCCGTGTCCAAAGGTGGAGACTTAGACAGTCAATAATGCGGGTGGACCCAGTCGGCAGAGAACTCAGGCAAAGAACTGTAACTAAGAGACGAGTTTACTCTGTGCCAACTCCAAATTCTCTGTG GCATCTTGATGGTCACCACAAATTAATAAGGTGGCGCATCGTCATCCATGGTACCATAGATGGATTTTCCCGCACTGTTGTGTTCCTCAAAGCATCCACAAATAATGAAGCATCAACAGTCCTGGACCTGTTTGTGGGAGCTACCAATATTTACCATTATCCTAGAAGGATACGCACTGATTATGGGACTGAAAATGTGGATGTAGCCAGACTTATGCTAACTCGATATGGTGTGGATTCCAAACCAGTGTTAACTGGACAATCAGTTCACAATCAGCGTATCGAGAGATTATGGCGTGATGTTCACAATTATGTAGTCTCTTACTATAAGAACATCTTTTACTTTTTAGAAGAAAGAGAGCTTTTGGATCCTAATGATGAAATAGATTTATATGCATTGCACTATATCTATATTCCTAGATTAAACAACACTATTGATCAATTTGTTATGCAGTGGAATAACCACCCACTGTCAAGGGAAGGAGGACACTCTCCTCTTCAAAAGTGGACGGAAGGATTTTATCAGTATGCACAATCTGATTACATGACTGTCAGGGAATTGTTGGATCCAAGAAGTGTTGATCACCATTATGGAATTGATGATAATGCACCCCTGCCTGAACTTCAGACAGCGAATCACATTGAAGTACCCAGGTCTACAATCCAACTAGCAGAGAGGGAATTTTCTACTCTACTAAATGATGTGCACCCACTGTCTGATGATGGCGAGCATGGCATCTCCTTGTATGAGATTAGCAAGATATCTTTAATGAGAATATTAAACATgtaa